The Oscillatoria salina IIICB1 nucleotide sequence TTGTGGATGCCACAACTGTCGAGCAGGAACCGAAAGGTTAACTACCTCGTCTGATAACTCGGCTTCATAGTCGCGAATTTCAGTTTCCCAAGGAAACAAAGGCAGATGAGCTTCAATTTCCTGTTGCATTTTGCGCTTCAAAAGCGCCTGAAAACGATTTTCCACGGTTGGTATCTCTCCCATAGCTGAAGAAGGGGGGGCATTAGCTGGATCGCGAATCTCCGATTCATCCCAATCAAGATCGTCTAATTCTAATTCTTCGACAAACCAATCTTCCGCCAAATCGGCGCTTGGCTTGAGTCGATCTCGATCTGGGCGATCGGGAACGGACTTTTCTTGGAGCCAATTTAGTAATTGGCAATACAAAAAATCCAAGTTTTGATTCATGTCACTATTCATCTTCAGATGCACCCGATCCGGATACTTAACAACCGTGCTTTTATCATAATTGGCATGAAGACTACCGCGATCGCGACCGACTTAAACGTTAGTAGTTCATGGATTGCGAATACCCCACGCGAGGGAAAGCAGTTTAAACCATTGCTTGTCCACTTGATTCGCAGTCATCGAAAGTGTTTGAGCAATTTCTGAGTTAGGTACTTTTTTTTGCTTGAGTTCAAGCAGTTTTGTTTGTTCTGGATTTAGTTGGTTTTTAAATTGCTCCCACTCTCCAGGCGTAAGTCCGAGATTGCGCTCTAAATCAGCTTCTAACCACTGATGAACGAGTTCCCAACGATGGGAAAGAGCAAAGCGGATCAGATGATATTTAAATCGCTGTTGCAAGTAATCTCGTTCGCGAGCAGTTAAGCCGAGAATCTCTTCTATTTCGCTAGCAGTCAAGTCTTGTAACCGCAAAATGAAGTAGTTAATACACTCAGGTTGCTGCCGTTCTTCTAAATAAGCGATTAGTTCCTCAATTATAGTCTCGCGTAGCGTCCCCTCCAAAAAGGCGGACTGTTGCTCGACCATTACTTCCCGAAGCTGCTGCACAGCAGAATCATTCCAGTTGTTGGTTGACTCTGGCGCTCCACCTTCAGCCGCTAAGTCCATATCTACGACTGATTCGCGAGGTTGTTGTTGAGAAAAAGTTTGCGCTCGCAAAACGATCAATTGTTGAGATCTCTTTGGTCCGAGGGGAATGCGTCGCTTGGCGTAGCGTTCGGAAAATGCCATATATTCTGCTAGTTCGAGCAGAGTCCGGGGACTGTAATTTTCACTCAGTTGGTTTTCCCGGCGAAAGGCATTCAACGCTTCAGCATAAAATCCTTGTAAGAAATCTTCAATCAGTACCAATCTGGCTTGATAGCTGGCTCGATTTTGTCCGCCAGAGATGTAGCGATAGACGATCGCGCTGAGGGTACTTTGTAGTTCGATCCGTCCTCGCTTTGAGCCAAGTTGGTAATAACGCCGACACTGTTCGAGACGGTGTAGGGCGAGTTTTTTTGCCCAGCTTTGTATATCTCCAGATGCTTGAATTCTCCTACTTTGTTGACAAATCCTGGTTACTTCGTCTGTAATACGCGCTGCTACCTCGCGACATTTCTCTGATGATGCCCGAGTAAGCTGCTTAAGTCGCTCGAATAGTAGTTGAAAGATTGCCTCCACGCTCTGGTCGATTTTCCACCGAAATTATCTATATTGAAAACACGCCCTAGCTCACACTCATAAGGGGAAACTCTGGTTCAAAAGGTTTGCCAGTTGCTTAGGCGGAGCCTTCTCCAAAGGAGATCGCGCTTTACTTCTTTAGTTAATGGTAGTTAACATCTGAAAAAAGATTAAAAAAAAATGGATTTAGAGCAACAAATTTCTCTTTTGATTCAGGATGCTCCTCGTTATGGTGTTTCTGCTGTCGCGATCGAACAGGCGATCGCGCCAGTGCTCAGACTCTTTGCTAACCAGCTCCAACATCTCGAATACTATGTTCTTCAGACGCTCGCTGACGATTGGGTCTTGACTACTTTAACCAATCGCGCTCAACCTTCTCTGGAAAAAAAGGTTATTTATGCTTTCCCGACGCTTAAAGATGCTGCTGATTTTCAGGTCAACAAAGATCCGCAAATTATTGCCTCATCCGTTCCTGTTGCCCATATTTTGTTCCAGGTTTTTCATCTCGAACAGGTAGACAGTGTGGTATTTGTCGAAACACCAGGTAATTTAACCTCTGGTCAAGAAGTACGGATTGAGGACTTAAAAAAGTTAATGATGATGCAAATTCAACAATTACGAGCTAAACCCTCATCTGATGCTAGTAATCTTCCTCCCGATTTTGCTTAATAATTTTTTAGTACAGACGACTAACTACATAGTCAGCCAGATTAATTAAAGCTTGGCGGGATTCTGAAGCTTTGAGGCAGCTAATTTTATCCACCGCTAATTTAGCTTGTTGGCTTGCTAGCAGTCGGGAACGCTCAATCCCGCTACTTTCTTTAATCAGTGCTAGGGCTTGCTGAATATCCCCTTCTTGGCTGAATTCCCTTTCAATGAGGGTTTCTAAATAAGGTTTTTCTTCTAAAGCGTATAAGGCAGGAATGGTCAGATTGCCACTGACTAAATCTGAGCCTGCTGGTTTGCCCAATACTTCTGTTGAACCAGTAAAGTCCAAGATATCATCAACAATTTGAAATGCCAAACCTAAATTGCGTCCGTACTCGTATAAATTTTGGGCAATTTCTGGAGAAACTCCGCTTAATATTCCTGCTGCCTTGCTACTATTAGCTATTAATGAGGCTGTTTTATAGTAACTCTTTTCTAGGTAAGCTTCAATAGATAAGCTAGTGTCAAATCGGTTTAACCCTTGAAGAATTTCTCCTTCGGCGAAGTCGCGAATTACTTCTGAAAGTAGTTTGACTACTAGGAGATTGTCCAGGTTGGCTAAGTACCATGAAGATTGAGCAAATAAAAAATCACCTGCGAGAACGGCAATCCGATTGCCAAATCGACTATTGACTGTCGCTACGTTCCGCCGCATTTCTGATTCGTCAACAACGTCGTCGTGTACTAAGCTCGCTGTATGAATCATTTCGGTGATTTCTGCCAAGCGGCGGTGACGCTGAGTAATCTCGGCATCGAGCATTGTTCCCCGGGAAATTAACAACACGATCGCTGGTCTGAGTCGCTTTCCTCCTGCTCCAAACAAGTGTTCGGCAGCCGCTCCCAAAATTGGGTGTCGCGCACTCACCAGGTTTTTTAAGTTCTCTGTCAAGAGTTTTAAATCTCCCTCAACAGGAGCGAACAGGGTGGTTACTGAGGTCATTGGTTAGCCTGTTCTGGCGTTCTAGTTACGAAATTTTACATTTACTTTAATTTATTTTAAGCCAACCTTTCCCGACATGAAAGTCTTTTTCTGAGAATTATCATCTTGGAGTTTGACCCACATTACCAGAAATTGTCAAGTAAATTTGCGGCGATCTCTTTAAGATTTCTGTAGATTGTGTTATTCTTATATTAAGGGTTTTAAGAATTTAAGCAGCTCGTTGATTCCCAAATTGGCGGTAAAAATATTTACCCGCAAACCAATTTTGGAGACAGGTCTAGTTAGGCGATTTTCGTCTAACCACTTGATTATAAGTCTCAATTATTTAAGCCCTAAGTTTTGCTTCTGTAAACTCTCAACAACAGGAGCGCAGTTTCTGGTGCGGTTTACAGTAGCAGCAAGGCAAGGACTTTTGTGATTAACAAAAAGTCAGTTCTGCTGTACTTATCCGCCAATGTCCGCAAAACTAATCAAGCACTCTGCCTCAGCCTCACCACGGGCAAAAACGCAGTGAGTGTAAGTTCAAGCTAGCTCGAACTAAAAAAAGCGAGTTATCCTCTACAAATTGTTCACCCTAGATGAGTTATGGAGTTATGGCCGTGATTATCCCCCTTCTTGCCACTAGCTATTTATTAGCTATTTATTTGTTATTAACTTTAGTTGGGCGTACAGCTAAAGTAACACAATCAAATTCTAAAGAGATCACATAAGGAAAGCAGCTAGCTTCAGGTTTGCTGAAGAAATTTAAGGAGTAAACGACACTCCTTAAATTTCATATCTAGAAGCAGTCAGTAGAAGCAAGGTAATTTTTGCTCTACTGACTGGTATGGTAATTAAGCAATGAGGAACGGGGGTAGCCTCGATCGCGCCAGCAGACTAAACACGATTTTGTTGAATGTACTCTAAAATTCCCACAGCGATCGCCTGCGCCATTTGGTTTCGATAAGTTGGGTTAGAGAGATTAGCCGCATCATCCCGACCAGTAACAAAACCAACTTCGACCAATACCGAAGGCATAGAAGTTCTGCGGAGGACATAAAACCGAGCTTGTCGCACCCCGCGATCGCGGACATTGACATTGCGGAGAATACTACGGTGAATTGTTTGAGCCAGACGCAAACCGCTACGGTAATGATAAGTTTCCAAACCATTAACATCCGGACGGCTAAGACTAATCGCATTAGCGTGAATACTAACGAACAAATTAGCCCCCGCCCGATTAGCCATTTGCACTCGCCCTTCCAAGCTAATAAAGCGATCGTCAGAGCGAGTCATCATCGCATTAACTCCCTGCTGTTCCAGATATTGTCCCACTTGCTGGGCGATCGGCAAGATAACATCCTTTTCTTGGAGTCCTCCTCTACCGATCGCCCCTGGATCTTTTCCCCCGTGTCCAGGGTCGATCGCCACCAGCGCTCGTCCGTTAGGAACTCTCGGCAAAGATCTTGACGGCGGCGAACTCAGATTATTATTGGGCGTTGGCTGCGTCCTTTCTGGTGGCGGTACAGGAATAATCGTGC carries:
- the hetZ gene encoding heterocyst differentiation protein HetZ, encoding MEAIFQLLFERLKQLTRASSEKCREVAARITDEVTRICQQSRRIQASGDIQSWAKKLALHRLEQCRRYYQLGSKRGRIELQSTLSAIVYRYISGGQNRASYQARLVLIEDFLQGFYAEALNAFRRENQLSENYSPRTLLELAEYMAFSERYAKRRIPLGPKRSQQLIVLRAQTFSQQQPRESVVDMDLAAEGGAPESTNNWNDSAVQQLREVMVEQQSAFLEGTLRETIIEELIAYLEERQQPECINYFILRLQDLTASEIEEILGLTARERDYLQQRFKYHLIRFALSHRWELVHQWLEADLERNLGLTPGEWEQFKNQLNPEQTKLLELKQKKVPNSEIAQTLSMTANQVDKQWFKLLSLAWGIRNP
- the sds gene encoding solanesyl diphosphate synthase, with amino-acid sequence MTSVTTLFAPVEGDLKLLTENLKNLVSARHPILGAAAEHLFGAGGKRLRPAIVLLISRGTMLDAEITQRHRRLAEITEMIHTASLVHDDVVDESEMRRNVATVNSRFGNRIAVLAGDFLFAQSSWYLANLDNLLVVKLLSEVIRDFAEGEILQGLNRFDTSLSIEAYLEKSYYKTASLIANSSKAAGILSGVSPEIAQNLYEYGRNLGLAFQIVDDILDFTGSTEVLGKPAGSDLVSGNLTIPALYALEEKPYLETLIEREFSQEGDIQQALALIKESSGIERSRLLASQQAKLAVDKISCLKASESRQALINLADYVVSRLY